A genomic stretch from Enterobacter dykesii includes:
- the panS gene encoding ketopantoate/pantoate/pantothenate transporter PanS gives MLSAVTRLFPLWALLLSVLAYYTPATFTGIGPWVATLLMLIMFGMGVHLKIDDFKRVLSRPAPVAAGIFLHYLVMPLAAWLLAMAFKMPPDLSAGMVLVGSVASGTASNVMIYLAKGDVALSVTISSVSTLVGVIATPLLTRLYVDAHIQVDVTGMLLSILQIVVIPIALGLVIHHLFPRVVKAVEPYLPAFSMVCILAIISAVVAGSASHIASVGFVVIIAVVLHNTIGLLGGYWGGKLFGFDESTCRTLAIEVGMQNSGLAAALGKIYFSPLAALPGALFSVWHNLSGSLLAGYWSGKPIDEQTKKDAVKQG, from the coding sequence ATGTTATCCGCCGTTACTCGGCTGTTCCCGTTATGGGCGCTGCTGCTCTCCGTACTCGCGTATTACACCCCCGCCACGTTCACAGGCATTGGTCCGTGGGTCGCCACGCTGCTGATGCTGATCATGTTCGGTATGGGCGTGCATTTGAAAATCGACGATTTCAAGCGCGTGCTGTCTCGCCCTGCTCCCGTCGCAGCAGGGATTTTCCTGCATTACCTGGTGATGCCGCTTGCGGCGTGGCTGCTGGCGATGGCCTTTAAGATGCCGCCCGATCTCTCCGCCGGGATGGTTCTGGTGGGCAGCGTGGCTAGCGGCACGGCGTCCAACGTCATGATCTACCTGGCGAAAGGCGACGTGGCGCTCTCCGTCACCATCTCCTCCGTTTCCACGCTGGTGGGCGTGATTGCCACGCCGCTATTAACCCGCCTGTACGTGGATGCGCATATTCAGGTGGACGTGACGGGCATGCTGCTCAGCATTCTGCAGATTGTGGTGATCCCGATTGCGCTGGGGCTGGTCATTCACCATCTTTTCCCGCGCGTGGTGAAGGCCGTTGAGCCGTACCTGCCTGCGTTTTCGATGGTCTGCATTCTGGCGATCATCAGCGCAGTGGTGGCGGGCTCCGCATCGCACATTGCCTCCGTGGGCTTTGTCGTGATCATCGCCGTGGTGCTGCATAACACTATTGGCCTGCTGGGCGGCTACTGGGGCGGGAAGCTGTTTGGTTTTGACGAATCGACCTGCCGCACGCTGGCAATCGAGGTGGGCATGCAGAACTCCGGCCTGGCGGCGGCACTCGGTAAAATTTACTTCTCCCCGCTGGCGGCCCTGCCTGGCGCGCTGTTCTCCGTCTGGCATAACCTCTCCGGCTCGCTACTGGCGGGCTACTGGTCCGGCAAACCGATTGATGAACAAACGAAAAAAGATGCGGTGAAGCAGGGTTAA
- a CDS encoding type II toxin-antitoxin system RelE/ParE family toxin has product MKEIVQTESFQRWEQNLKDRRAKTIIASRLFRLANGLAGDIKPVGEGISELRIHYGPGYRIYFKDQGNCIIVLLCGGDKSSQARDILMAKMLSNVSQWQE; this is encoded by the coding sequence ATGAAGGAGATAGTTCAGACAGAATCCTTCCAACGCTGGGAGCAAAACTTAAAAGATCGGCGAGCGAAGACCATTATCGCTTCCCGCCTCTTTCGGTTGGCAAATGGTTTAGCGGGCGACATTAAACCCGTTGGGGAAGGTATAAGTGAGCTGAGGATCCACTATGGTCCGGGCTACAGAATCTATTTTAAAGACCAGGGCAATTGCATCATCGTGCTGTTGTGTGGTGGTGACAAAAGCAGCCAGGCCAGAGACATACTTATGGCAAAAATGCTGAGCAATGTATCCCAATGGCAGGAGTGA
- a CDS encoding addiction module antidote protein: MHKLTSYDPANALVDDEEIAVFMADALETGDSAYIAKALGVIARAKGMSTISQQTGLSREQLYRSFSDKGNPTLKTTLAVMKALGLGLTIKHAGD, translated from the coding sequence ATGCATAAATTAACATCCTACGATCCAGCAAACGCGCTGGTGGATGATGAGGAAATCGCCGTGTTTATGGCTGATGCCTTAGAAACGGGCGACTCAGCGTATATTGCTAAAGCGCTGGGCGTCATCGCGCGCGCGAAAGGAATGTCGACCATTTCACAGCAAACTGGCCTATCACGAGAGCAACTATATCGATCGTTCAGTGATAAAGGAAACCCAACGCTTAAAACCACTCTGGCGGTCATGAAAGCATTGGGTCTTGGGTTAACAATCAAACACGCCGGAGATTAA
- the rluF gene encoding 23S rRNA pseudouridine(2604) synthase RluF: MLPTQSTRLNKYISESGICSRREADRYIEQGNVFLNGKRATIGDQVVPGDVVKVNGQVIEPRDAEDLVFIALNKPVGIVSTTEDGERDNIVDFVNHSSRIFPIGRLDKDSQGLIFLTNHGDLVNKILRAGNDHEKEYIVTVNKPVTDEFIRGMGAGVPILGTVTKKCKVKKEAPFAFRITLVQGLNRQIRRMCEHFGYEVTKLERTRIMNVSLSGIPLGEWRDLTDDELIELFKLIENSSSEAKPKAKAKPKTQAIKRPVVKAPQAEDKGRGKPVNGKRFTQPGRKKKGR; encoded by the coding sequence ATGCTGCCAACTCAATCAACCCGATTAAACAAATACATTAGCGAGAGCGGGATCTGCTCACGTCGCGAGGCTGACCGTTACATTGAACAAGGTAACGTGTTTCTTAACGGCAAACGCGCCACCATCGGCGACCAGGTGGTACCCGGCGATGTGGTTAAAGTGAATGGTCAGGTCATCGAACCGCGCGATGCTGAAGACCTGGTGTTTATCGCGTTGAACAAACCGGTTGGGATTGTCAGCACCACGGAAGACGGCGAGCGGGACAACATCGTTGATTTCGTGAACCACAGCAGCCGTATTTTCCCGATTGGCCGTCTGGATAAAGACTCTCAGGGGCTGATTTTCCTCACCAACCACGGCGATCTGGTTAATAAAATTCTGCGTGCCGGTAACGATCACGAGAAAGAGTACATTGTGACGGTGAATAAGCCGGTTACGGACGAATTTATTCGCGGCATGGGCGCCGGGGTGCCGATCCTCGGTACCGTCACGAAAAAGTGTAAGGTGAAGAAAGAAGCGCCGTTCGCGTTCCGCATTACGCTGGTGCAGGGCCTGAACCGCCAGATCCGCCGTATGTGCGAGCACTTCGGTTATGAAGTGACGAAGCTGGAACGCACGCGCATCATGAACGTCAGCCTGTCCGGCATCCCGCTGGGCGAGTGGCGCGATTTAACGGATGACGAGCTGATTGAACTCTTCAAGCTTATCGAGAACTCTTCGTCCGAAGCGAAGCCGAAGGCCAAAGCAAAACCGAAAACCCAGGCGATTAAGCGCCCGGTGGTGAAGGCGCCTCAGGCGGAAGATAAGGGGCGAGGCAAGCCGGTTAACGGAAAACGCTTTACCCAGCCGGGGCGCAAAAAGAAAGGGCGCTGA
- a CDS encoding Na/Pi cotransporter family protein translates to MLTLLHLLSAVALLVWGTHIVRTGVMRVFGARLRTVLSSSVEKKPLAFCAGIGVTALVQSSNATTLLVTSFVAQDLVALAPALVIVLGADVGTALMARVLTFDLSWLSPLLIFIGVIFFLGRKQTRAGQLGRVGIGLGLILLALELIVQAVTPITEANGVQVIFASLTGDIMLDALIGAVFAIVSYSSLAAVLLTATLTATGAISFPVALCLVIGANLGSGLLAMLNNSAANAAARRVALGSLLFKLVGSLIILPFIHPLANLMDNLPLPKAELVIYFHVFYNLVRCLAMVPFAGPMARFCERLIQDEPELDARLKPKHLDTSALDTPALALANAARETLRMGDAMETMLEGLQKVMHGEPREEKELRRLADDINVLYTAIKLYLARMPQDELAEEESRRWAEIIEMSLNLEQASDIVERMGSEIADKSLAARRAFSVEGLKELEALHEQLVSNLKLAMLVFFSSDVPSARRLRRNKHRFRILNRRYSHAHVERLHQQNVQSIETSSLHLGLLGDMKRLNSLFCAVAYSVMEQPDEDDERDEY, encoded by the coding sequence GTGCTGACACTGTTACACCTGCTCTCTGCAGTCGCCCTGCTCGTATGGGGCACCCATATCGTCCGTACCGGCGTGATGCGCGTATTTGGCGCGCGCTTGCGTACCGTTCTCAGCAGCAGCGTTGAGAAGAAGCCGCTCGCCTTCTGCGCGGGCATTGGCGTAACGGCACTGGTTCAGAGCAGCAACGCCACAACCCTGCTTGTGACCTCCTTTGTGGCGCAGGATCTGGTGGCGCTGGCCCCGGCGCTGGTGATTGTGCTGGGAGCTGATGTGGGTACCGCGCTGATGGCGCGTGTCCTGACCTTCGATCTCTCCTGGCTGTCGCCGCTGCTGATTTTTATCGGCGTTATCTTCTTCCTCGGCCGCAAGCAGACGCGCGCCGGACAGCTCGGGCGCGTAGGGATTGGCCTGGGGCTGATCCTGCTGGCGCTGGAGCTGATTGTGCAGGCGGTCACGCCAATCACCGAGGCCAACGGCGTGCAGGTCATCTTCGCCTCCCTGACCGGGGACATCATGCTGGATGCTCTGATTGGCGCGGTGTTTGCCATCGTCAGCTACTCCAGCCTGGCCGCCGTGCTGCTGACGGCAACCTTAACCGCCACAGGGGCGATCTCCTTCCCGGTGGCGCTGTGTCTGGTGATCGGGGCCAACCTCGGCTCCGGCCTGCTGGCGATGCTCAATAACAGCGCGGCCAACGCCGCCGCCCGCCGCGTGGCCCTCGGCAGCCTGCTGTTTAAGCTGGTGGGCAGCCTGATCATCCTGCCCTTTATCCACCCGCTGGCGAACCTGATGGACAATCTCCCTCTGCCGAAGGCGGAGCTGGTGATCTACTTTCACGTGTTCTACAACCTGGTGCGCTGCCTGGCGATGGTGCCTTTTGCCGGGCCGATGGCCCGCTTCTGCGAACGTCTCATTCAGGACGAACCTGAGCTGGATGCGCGCCTGAAGCCGAAGCACCTGGATACGTCCGCGCTGGATACCCCGGCGCTGGCGCTGGCGAATGCCGCGCGCGAGACGCTGCGCATGGGTGACGCAATGGAAACCATGCTCGAAGGACTGCAAAAGGTGATGCACGGCGAGCCGCGTGAAGAGAAAGAACTGCGCAGACTGGCGGACGATATCAACGTGCTCTATACCGCCATCAAGCTTTATCTGGCGCGTATGCCGCAGGACGAGCTGGCGGAAGAGGAGTCCCGCCGCTGGGCGGAAATTATCGAGATGTCGCTTAACCTTGAGCAGGCCTCGGATATCGTTGAGCGTATGGGCAGCGAGATCGCCGACAAATCCCTGGCCGCGCGTCGTGCGTTCTCCGTTGAAGGCCTGAAGGAGTTGGAAGCGCTGCACGAACAGCTGGTCAGCAACCTCAAGCTGGCGATGCTGGTCTTCTTCTCCAGCGACGTCCCGAGCGCGCGCCGCCTGCGTCGCAACAAGCATCGTTTCCGTATTCTGAACCGCCGCTACTCGCACGCGCACGTTGAGCGTCTACACCAGCAGAACGTGCAGAGCATCGAAACCAGCTCCCTGCATCTGGGGCTGCTGGGGGATATGAAGCGTCTCAACTCGTTGTTCTGCGCGGTGGCGTACAGCGTGATGGAGCAGCCGGATGAAGACGACGAGCGGGACGAGTATTAA
- a CDS encoding DUF3811 domain-containing protein — protein sequence MATPRLTQKDMTEAEQRELKTLLDRARIAHGRTLTNAETNQVKKEYIDKLMAQRDAAAKKARKLKKEQAYKPDAEATFSWSATTSTRGRR from the coding sequence ATGGCTACACCACGTTTGACCCAGAAAGACATGACGGAAGCCGAGCAGCGCGAACTGAAAACGCTTCTCGACCGCGCCCGTATCGCACATGGCCGCACGCTGACCAACGCCGAAACCAATCAGGTGAAAAAAGAGTACATCGATAAGCTGATGGCGCAGCGTGACGCCGCGGCGAAAAAAGCCCGCAAGCTGAAAAAAGAGCAGGCTTATAAACCTGATGCAGAGGCGACCTTTTCCTGGTCGGCCACAACGTCTACCCGTGGAAGGCGCTAA